One region of Solea senegalensis isolate Sse05_10M linkage group LG14, IFAPA_SoseM_1, whole genome shotgun sequence genomic DNA includes:
- the ankmy1 gene encoding ankyrin repeat and MYND domain-containing protein 1 isoform X2: MTSTTCKGVSGGAEAGEQSPQNREGQVGEERRQGPGVQLWPDGSTYEGEFMNGFKHGRGKFTWTSGEYYEGSFYKDYRHGEGLFCWPTGHKFIGKFYLNRKEGYGQHLFPDGASFQGLYHADQRFGPGVVTYSDGRQDVGLWLGQRLLRLCTAVDEAFTLENFPEYAPYMDPAATTDCLTQPPDLSGLARTRSEAHTDRDLLSDEKYIYPANMESYSTDGDHLPLPPGRRSELDQYFYGEQWEPGADLHQGYERDPLFNLPLQARMQAHVYNHRRQAENVGWDVAAVLSLDRDGFGPKGPLEVDSEQFICHAGRGEVQAVRQILKTGLVHPDVADSQGHTALIAATVHCHNDLIQLVLDMGADIDKLNHEGMSALAVCHVLYYPFCSLDTTLAKPPAKTQALLSLSACGNSPQISQVDSNTNTTESYNRPPTSTASLSDQSLISDQAADELTEHKSDHAGKTCNDSDLATESRAAPEEREEGGELQMSEKRRHKDDGGGSKRKGRGVVEEHDQPWESENCVKHFVESRNGAVELDDCESVRHVLKKDREERKSVHRSIQVLDGHIALGSVQWRERWVSTAVVIQDKDKDKDLTKKQSFDSACSLSSYSIHVTEEAMQRSAEALSRTGLLQFSNTQETVRKMAAMKTEHRGYLNTLELLLNRGADPNVSKVPMPVLFLAIMAADTEAVKRLLLCGAHTDIPLPPERKGLYPLHVAAALPGSAGCMITELLLHAVTDPDLQACDQDEIYEPDRAFMKSQKPPSVKQGGSTPLHVACQRDKGYQDASTVVALLLSHSARTDLLWSGHSPLSLAIASGNELAVEELLKRGADPNIPLGRGVGSALCTVTNFSYPLDGKRPNLLDMVVKAGADALMPVMVGDFMGTAVDYAHASFYQDLRIANTPFHALNVQERETFIARRQLLSTMGDLLRETVIKREAEALERERQLLLDGGADPSRLHLMGKHKKSSFKFCYHCGLSAAMKLTACTRCNKVYFCSTDCKLKAWDERHKEECVRVSASAKKRNNTDPPGTAEADGAETDVESQVNPKENYSCN, from the exons ATGACCTCGACGACCTGTAAAGGTGtttcaggaggagcagaagcagGTGAACAAAGTCCCCAAAACCGAGAGGGTCAGGTCGGTGAAGAGAGGCGACAAGGTCCCGGTGTTCAGCTGTGGCCCGACGGCTCCACATATGAGGGAGAGTTTATGAACGGGTTCAAACACGGCAGAGGAAAGTTCACCTGGACAAGCGGAGag TACTACGAGGGCTCTTTCTACAAAGACTACAGACACGGGGAAGGACTGTTCTGTTGGCCCACAGGCCACAAGTTCATTGGCAAGTTCTACCTAAACAGAAAAGAAGGATATGGTCAACATCTGTTCCCCGATGGAGCCTCTTTTCAG GGCTTGTACCATGCTGACCAAAGGTTTGGTCCAGGTGTGGTCACTTATTCAGACGGACGTCAGGATGTGGGTCTGTGGCTTGGGCAGCGCCTGCTGAGGCTCTGCACTGCTGTAGATGAGGCCTTTACCCTGGAGAACTTTCCTGAATATGCTCCCTACATGGACCCAGCTGCCACCACTGACTGTCTGACTCAG CCTCCAGATCTCTCAGGACTTGCTAGGACACGCTCTGAG GCACATACAGACAGAGACCTGCTGTCAGATGAGAAATATATCTATCCCGCCAACATGGAGAGTTACTCAACAGACGGCGACCACCTGCCGCTGCCCCCGGGCCGCAGGAGTGAGCTGGATCAGTACTTTTATGGCGAGCAATGGGAGCCCGGCGCTGATCTGCACCAAGGCTATGAACGAGACCCACTTTTTAACCTTCCCTTACAGGCTCGCATGCAGGCTCACGTGTACAACCACAG ACGACAGGCTGAAAATGTGGGCTGGGATGTGGCAGCCGTTCTCTCTCTGGACAGGGATGGTTTTGGTCCTAAAGGGCCTCTGGAAGTGGACTCGGAGCAGTTCATCTGTCACGCCGGCCGGGGGGAAGTGCAGGCTGTTCGTCAGATCCTCAAAACTGGTTTGGTCCACCCTGACGTAGCAGATTCACAGGGACACACTGCACTGATTGCTGCCACG GTCCACTGCCATAATGACTTGATCCAGCTGGTGTTGGATATGGGTGCTGACATTGACAAACTGAATCATGAAGGCATGTCTGCCCTGGCCGTGTGTCACGTTCTCTACTACCCTTTCTGCTCTCTGGACACCACCTTGGCCAAACCACCTGCCAAAACTCAA GCTTTGTTGTCCCTGTCTGCATGTGGGAACAGTCCTCAGATCAGCCAAGTAGACTctaatacaaacacaacagagtcTTACAACAGACCTCCGACAAGTACCGCATCCCTGAGTGACCAGAGCCTTATCTCTGACCA GGCAGCAGACGAACTAACGGAGCACAAGTCAGATCACGCAGGTAAAACGTGCAACGACAGTGACCTCGCCACTGAGAGTCGGGCTGctccagaggagagagaggaaggaggagagctGCAAATGAGTGAGAAAAGAAGACATAAGGACGACGGCGGAGGGAGCAAAAGGAAGGGAAGGGGTGTTGTTGAAGAACATGATCAACCATGGGAAAGTGAAAATtgtgtaaaacattttgttgaATCAAGAAATGGAGCTGTTGAGTTGGACgactgtgagagtgtgagacacGTTCTTaaaaaggacagagaggagagaaaaagtgTGCACCGTTCCATTCAGGTGCTGGATGGTCACATCGCACTGGGCAGTGTGCAGTGGAGGGAACGTTGGGTTAGTACAGCGGTAGTCATTCAG GacaaggacaaagacaaagacctGACCAAAAAGCAGAGCTTTGACTCTGCCTGCTCTCTCAGCAGCTACAGCATCCACGTCACAGAGGAGGCGATGCAGCGTTCAGCCGAAGCTCTGAGTCGCACCGGGCTACTTCAGTTCTCTAACACGCAGGAGACCGTTcgcaaaatggctgccatgaaAACTGA GCATCGCGGTTATCTGAACACCCTGGAGTTGTTATTAAACCGGGGAGCGGACCCCAACGTGTCCAAGGTCCCCATGCCTGTCCTCTTCTTGGCTATCATGGCTGCTGACACTGAGGCTGTCaagaggctgctgctgtgtggtgCTCACACCGACATTCCCCTTCCACCCGAG AGGAAAGGTCTTTACCCTCTCCATGTGGCTGCAGCACTGCCAGGTTCTGCAGGTTGCATGatcacagagctgctgttgcACGCCGTCACTGACCCAGATTTACAGGCTTGTGACCAGGACGAGATCTATGAGCCAGACAGG GCTTTCATGAAGTCTCAGAAACCACCGAGTGTCAAACAAGGTGGCAGTACGCCGCTGCATGTAGCCTGCCAACGAGACAAAGGCTACCAA GATGCCAGTACGGTGGTGGCCCTCCTGCTCTCACACAGCGCCAGGACCGATCTCCTCTGGAGTGGACACTCACCGCTCTCTTTGGCCATAGCTAGTGGCAATGaactg gCAGTAGAGGAGTTGCTGAAAAGAGGTGCAGATCCAAACATCCCTCTGGGCCGTGGTGTGGGCAGCGCCCTCTGTACTGTCACCAACTTCAGTTATCCCTTAGATGGCAAAAGACCCAACCTG CTGGACATGGTGGTGAAGGCCGGCGCTGACGCCCTGATGCCAGTGATGGTGGGCGACTTCATGGGAACCGCAGTGGACTACGCACACGCGTCGTTTTACCAG GACTTACGGATCGCCAACACTCCCTTCCACGCTCTGAATGTGCAAGAGAGGGAGACGTTTATAGCTCGGCGCCAGCTGCTGAGCACAATGGGAGACCTGCTGAGAGAGACTGTCAtaaagagagaggcagaggctCTAGAGAGAGAACGACAGCTCCTGCTAGACG GTGGCGCAGATCCCTCACGACTCCACTTAATGGGAAAACATAA GAAGTCGTCGTTTAAGTTCTGCTACCACTGTGGTCTCTCTGCGGCCATGAAGCTGACGGCATGCACTCGCTGCAACAAGGTCTACTTCTGCTCCACGGACTGTAAACTGAAAGCATGGGATGAAAGACACAAGGAGGAGTGTGTCCGGGTGTCAG CGTCTGCCAAGAAAAGGAATAATACTGACCCCCCGGGGACAGCAGAAGCAGATGGAGCAGAGACAGATGTGGAGAGCCAAGTCAACCCAAAAGAAAACTACAGCTGCAACTGA
- the ankmy1 gene encoding ankyrin repeat and MYND domain-containing protein 1 isoform X4 — translation MTSTTCKGVSGGAEAGEQSPQNREGQVGEERRQGPGVQLWPDGSTYEGEFMNGFKHGRGKFTWTSGEYYEGSFYKDYRHGEGLFCWPTGHKFIGKFYLNRKEGYGQHLFPDGASFQGLYHADQRFGPGVVTYSDGRQDVGLWLGQRLLRLCTAVDEAFTLENFPEYAPYMDPAATTDCLTQPPDLSGLARTRSEAHTDRDLLSDEKYIYPANMESYSTDGDHLPLPPGRRSELDQYFYGEQWEPGADLHQGYERDPLFNLPLQARMQAHVYNHRRQAENVGWDVAAVLSLDRDGFGPKGPLEVDSEQFICHAGRGEVQAVRQILKTGLVHPDVADSQGHTALIAATVHCHNDLIQLVLDMGADIDKLNHEGMSALAVCHVLYYPFCSLDTTLAKPPAKTQALLSLSACGNSPQISQVDSNTNTTESYNRPPTSTASLSDQSLISDQAADELTEHKSDHAGKTCNDSDLATESRAAPEEREEGGELQMSEKRRHKDDGGGSKRKGRGVVEEHDQPWESENCVKHFVESRNGAVELDDCESVRHVLKKDREERKSVHRSIQVLDGHIALGSVQWRERWQDKDKDKDLTKKQSFDSACSLSSYSIHVTEEAMQRSAEALSRTGLLQFSNTQETVRKMAAMKTEHRGYLNTLELLLNRGADPNVSKVPMPVLFLAIMAADTEAVKRLLLCGAHTDIPLPPERKGLYPLHVAAALPGSAGCMITELLLHAVTDPDLQACDQDEIYEPDRAFMKSQKPPSVKQGGSTPLHVACQRDKGYQDASTVVALLLSHSARTDLLWSGHSPLSLAIASGNELAVEELLKRGADPNIPLGRGVGSALCTVTNFSYPLDGKRPNLLDMVVKAGADALMPVMVGDFMGTAVDYAHASFYQDLRIANTPFHALNVQERETFIARRQLLSTMGDLLRETVIKREAEALERERQLLLDGGADPSRLHLMGKHKKSSFKFCYHCGLSAAMKLTACTRCNKVYFCSTDCKLKAWDERHKEECVRVSASAKKRNNTDPPGTAEADGAETDVESQVNPKENYSCN, via the exons ATGACCTCGACGACCTGTAAAGGTGtttcaggaggagcagaagcagGTGAACAAAGTCCCCAAAACCGAGAGGGTCAGGTCGGTGAAGAGAGGCGACAAGGTCCCGGTGTTCAGCTGTGGCCCGACGGCTCCACATATGAGGGAGAGTTTATGAACGGGTTCAAACACGGCAGAGGAAAGTTCACCTGGACAAGCGGAGag TACTACGAGGGCTCTTTCTACAAAGACTACAGACACGGGGAAGGACTGTTCTGTTGGCCCACAGGCCACAAGTTCATTGGCAAGTTCTACCTAAACAGAAAAGAAGGATATGGTCAACATCTGTTCCCCGATGGAGCCTCTTTTCAG GGCTTGTACCATGCTGACCAAAGGTTTGGTCCAGGTGTGGTCACTTATTCAGACGGACGTCAGGATGTGGGTCTGTGGCTTGGGCAGCGCCTGCTGAGGCTCTGCACTGCTGTAGATGAGGCCTTTACCCTGGAGAACTTTCCTGAATATGCTCCCTACATGGACCCAGCTGCCACCACTGACTGTCTGACTCAG CCTCCAGATCTCTCAGGACTTGCTAGGACACGCTCTGAG GCACATACAGACAGAGACCTGCTGTCAGATGAGAAATATATCTATCCCGCCAACATGGAGAGTTACTCAACAGACGGCGACCACCTGCCGCTGCCCCCGGGCCGCAGGAGTGAGCTGGATCAGTACTTTTATGGCGAGCAATGGGAGCCCGGCGCTGATCTGCACCAAGGCTATGAACGAGACCCACTTTTTAACCTTCCCTTACAGGCTCGCATGCAGGCTCACGTGTACAACCACAG ACGACAGGCTGAAAATGTGGGCTGGGATGTGGCAGCCGTTCTCTCTCTGGACAGGGATGGTTTTGGTCCTAAAGGGCCTCTGGAAGTGGACTCGGAGCAGTTCATCTGTCACGCCGGCCGGGGGGAAGTGCAGGCTGTTCGTCAGATCCTCAAAACTGGTTTGGTCCACCCTGACGTAGCAGATTCACAGGGACACACTGCACTGATTGCTGCCACG GTCCACTGCCATAATGACTTGATCCAGCTGGTGTTGGATATGGGTGCTGACATTGACAAACTGAATCATGAAGGCATGTCTGCCCTGGCCGTGTGTCACGTTCTCTACTACCCTTTCTGCTCTCTGGACACCACCTTGGCCAAACCACCTGCCAAAACTCAA GCTTTGTTGTCCCTGTCTGCATGTGGGAACAGTCCTCAGATCAGCCAAGTAGACTctaatacaaacacaacagagtcTTACAACAGACCTCCGACAAGTACCGCATCCCTGAGTGACCAGAGCCTTATCTCTGACCA GGCAGCAGACGAACTAACGGAGCACAAGTCAGATCACGCAGGTAAAACGTGCAACGACAGTGACCTCGCCACTGAGAGTCGGGCTGctccagaggagagagaggaaggaggagagctGCAAATGAGTGAGAAAAGAAGACATAAGGACGACGGCGGAGGGAGCAAAAGGAAGGGAAGGGGTGTTGTTGAAGAACATGATCAACCATGGGAAAGTGAAAATtgtgtaaaacattttgttgaATCAAGAAATGGAGCTGTTGAGTTGGACgactgtgagagtgtgagacacGTTCTTaaaaaggacagagaggagagaaaaagtgTGCACCGTTCCATTCAGGTGCTGGATGGTCACATCGCACTGGGCAGTGTGCAGTGGAGGGAACGTTGG CAGGacaaggacaaagacaaagacctGACCAAAAAGCAGAGCTTTGACTCTGCCTGCTCTCTCAGCAGCTACAGCATCCACGTCACAGAGGAGGCGATGCAGCGTTCAGCCGAAGCTCTGAGTCGCACCGGGCTACTTCAGTTCTCTAACACGCAGGAGACCGTTcgcaaaatggctgccatgaaAACTGA GCATCGCGGTTATCTGAACACCCTGGAGTTGTTATTAAACCGGGGAGCGGACCCCAACGTGTCCAAGGTCCCCATGCCTGTCCTCTTCTTGGCTATCATGGCTGCTGACACTGAGGCTGTCaagaggctgctgctgtgtggtgCTCACACCGACATTCCCCTTCCACCCGAG AGGAAAGGTCTTTACCCTCTCCATGTGGCTGCAGCACTGCCAGGTTCTGCAGGTTGCATGatcacagagctgctgttgcACGCCGTCACTGACCCAGATTTACAGGCTTGTGACCAGGACGAGATCTATGAGCCAGACAGG GCTTTCATGAAGTCTCAGAAACCACCGAGTGTCAAACAAGGTGGCAGTACGCCGCTGCATGTAGCCTGCCAACGAGACAAAGGCTACCAA GATGCCAGTACGGTGGTGGCCCTCCTGCTCTCACACAGCGCCAGGACCGATCTCCTCTGGAGTGGACACTCACCGCTCTCTTTGGCCATAGCTAGTGGCAATGaactg gCAGTAGAGGAGTTGCTGAAAAGAGGTGCAGATCCAAACATCCCTCTGGGCCGTGGTGTGGGCAGCGCCCTCTGTACTGTCACCAACTTCAGTTATCCCTTAGATGGCAAAAGACCCAACCTG CTGGACATGGTGGTGAAGGCCGGCGCTGACGCCCTGATGCCAGTGATGGTGGGCGACTTCATGGGAACCGCAGTGGACTACGCACACGCGTCGTTTTACCAG GACTTACGGATCGCCAACACTCCCTTCCACGCTCTGAATGTGCAAGAGAGGGAGACGTTTATAGCTCGGCGCCAGCTGCTGAGCACAATGGGAGACCTGCTGAGAGAGACTGTCAtaaagagagaggcagaggctCTAGAGAGAGAACGACAGCTCCTGCTAGACG GTGGCGCAGATCCCTCACGACTCCACTTAATGGGAAAACATAA GAAGTCGTCGTTTAAGTTCTGCTACCACTGTGGTCTCTCTGCGGCCATGAAGCTGACGGCATGCACTCGCTGCAACAAGGTCTACTTCTGCTCCACGGACTGTAAACTGAAAGCATGGGATGAAAGACACAAGGAGGAGTGTGTCCGGGTGTCAG CGTCTGCCAAGAAAAGGAATAATACTGACCCCCCGGGGACAGCAGAAGCAGATGGAGCAGAGACAGATGTGGAGAGCCAAGTCAACCCAAAAGAAAACTACAGCTGCAACTGA
- the ankmy1 gene encoding ankyrin repeat and MYND domain-containing protein 1 isoform X1 — protein MTSTTCKGVSGGAEAGEQSPQNREGQVGEERRQGPGVQLWPDGSTYEGEFMNGFKHGRGKFTWTSGEYYEGSFYKDYRHGEGLFCWPTGHKFIGKFYLNRKEGYGQHLFPDGASFQGLYHADQRFGPGVVTYSDGRQDVGLWLGQRLLRLCTAVDEAFTLENFPEYAPYMDPAATTDCLTQPPDLSGLARTRSEAHTDRDLLSDEKYIYPANMESYSTDGDHLPLPPGRRSELDQYFYGEQWEPGADLHQGYERDPLFNLPLQARMQAHVYNHRRQAENVGWDVAAVLSLDRDGFGPKGPLEVDSEQFICHAGRGEVQAVRQILKTGLVHPDVADSQGHTALIAATVHCHNDLIQLVLDMGADIDKLNHEGMSALAVCHVLYYPFCSLDTTLAKPPAKTQALLSLSACGNSPQISQVDSNTNTTESYNRPPTSTASLSDQSLISDQAADELTEHKSDHAGKTCNDSDLATESRAAPEEREEGGELQMSEKRRHKDDGGGSKRKGRGVVEEHDQPWESENCVKHFVESRNGAVELDDCESVRHVLKKDREERKSVHRSIQVLDGHIALGSVQWRERWVSTAVVIQQDKDKDKDLTKKQSFDSACSLSSYSIHVTEEAMQRSAEALSRTGLLQFSNTQETVRKMAAMKTEHRGYLNTLELLLNRGADPNVSKVPMPVLFLAIMAADTEAVKRLLLCGAHTDIPLPPERKGLYPLHVAAALPGSAGCMITELLLHAVTDPDLQACDQDEIYEPDRAFMKSQKPPSVKQGGSTPLHVACQRDKGYQDASTVVALLLSHSARTDLLWSGHSPLSLAIASGNELAVEELLKRGADPNIPLGRGVGSALCTVTNFSYPLDGKRPNLLDMVVKAGADALMPVMVGDFMGTAVDYAHASFYQDLRIANTPFHALNVQERETFIARRQLLSTMGDLLRETVIKREAEALERERQLLLDGGADPSRLHLMGKHKKSSFKFCYHCGLSAAMKLTACTRCNKVYFCSTDCKLKAWDERHKEECVRVSASAKKRNNTDPPGTAEADGAETDVESQVNPKENYSCN, from the exons ATGACCTCGACGACCTGTAAAGGTGtttcaggaggagcagaagcagGTGAACAAAGTCCCCAAAACCGAGAGGGTCAGGTCGGTGAAGAGAGGCGACAAGGTCCCGGTGTTCAGCTGTGGCCCGACGGCTCCACATATGAGGGAGAGTTTATGAACGGGTTCAAACACGGCAGAGGAAAGTTCACCTGGACAAGCGGAGag TACTACGAGGGCTCTTTCTACAAAGACTACAGACACGGGGAAGGACTGTTCTGTTGGCCCACAGGCCACAAGTTCATTGGCAAGTTCTACCTAAACAGAAAAGAAGGATATGGTCAACATCTGTTCCCCGATGGAGCCTCTTTTCAG GGCTTGTACCATGCTGACCAAAGGTTTGGTCCAGGTGTGGTCACTTATTCAGACGGACGTCAGGATGTGGGTCTGTGGCTTGGGCAGCGCCTGCTGAGGCTCTGCACTGCTGTAGATGAGGCCTTTACCCTGGAGAACTTTCCTGAATATGCTCCCTACATGGACCCAGCTGCCACCACTGACTGTCTGACTCAG CCTCCAGATCTCTCAGGACTTGCTAGGACACGCTCTGAG GCACATACAGACAGAGACCTGCTGTCAGATGAGAAATATATCTATCCCGCCAACATGGAGAGTTACTCAACAGACGGCGACCACCTGCCGCTGCCCCCGGGCCGCAGGAGTGAGCTGGATCAGTACTTTTATGGCGAGCAATGGGAGCCCGGCGCTGATCTGCACCAAGGCTATGAACGAGACCCACTTTTTAACCTTCCCTTACAGGCTCGCATGCAGGCTCACGTGTACAACCACAG ACGACAGGCTGAAAATGTGGGCTGGGATGTGGCAGCCGTTCTCTCTCTGGACAGGGATGGTTTTGGTCCTAAAGGGCCTCTGGAAGTGGACTCGGAGCAGTTCATCTGTCACGCCGGCCGGGGGGAAGTGCAGGCTGTTCGTCAGATCCTCAAAACTGGTTTGGTCCACCCTGACGTAGCAGATTCACAGGGACACACTGCACTGATTGCTGCCACG GTCCACTGCCATAATGACTTGATCCAGCTGGTGTTGGATATGGGTGCTGACATTGACAAACTGAATCATGAAGGCATGTCTGCCCTGGCCGTGTGTCACGTTCTCTACTACCCTTTCTGCTCTCTGGACACCACCTTGGCCAAACCACCTGCCAAAACTCAA GCTTTGTTGTCCCTGTCTGCATGTGGGAACAGTCCTCAGATCAGCCAAGTAGACTctaatacaaacacaacagagtcTTACAACAGACCTCCGACAAGTACCGCATCCCTGAGTGACCAGAGCCTTATCTCTGACCA GGCAGCAGACGAACTAACGGAGCACAAGTCAGATCACGCAGGTAAAACGTGCAACGACAGTGACCTCGCCACTGAGAGTCGGGCTGctccagaggagagagaggaaggaggagagctGCAAATGAGTGAGAAAAGAAGACATAAGGACGACGGCGGAGGGAGCAAAAGGAAGGGAAGGGGTGTTGTTGAAGAACATGATCAACCATGGGAAAGTGAAAATtgtgtaaaacattttgttgaATCAAGAAATGGAGCTGTTGAGTTGGACgactgtgagagtgtgagacacGTTCTTaaaaaggacagagaggagagaaaaagtgTGCACCGTTCCATTCAGGTGCTGGATGGTCACATCGCACTGGGCAGTGTGCAGTGGAGGGAACGTTGGGTTAGTACAGCGGTAGTCATTCAG CAGGacaaggacaaagacaaagacctGACCAAAAAGCAGAGCTTTGACTCTGCCTGCTCTCTCAGCAGCTACAGCATCCACGTCACAGAGGAGGCGATGCAGCGTTCAGCCGAAGCTCTGAGTCGCACCGGGCTACTTCAGTTCTCTAACACGCAGGAGACCGTTcgcaaaatggctgccatgaaAACTGA GCATCGCGGTTATCTGAACACCCTGGAGTTGTTATTAAACCGGGGAGCGGACCCCAACGTGTCCAAGGTCCCCATGCCTGTCCTCTTCTTGGCTATCATGGCTGCTGACACTGAGGCTGTCaagaggctgctgctgtgtggtgCTCACACCGACATTCCCCTTCCACCCGAG AGGAAAGGTCTTTACCCTCTCCATGTGGCTGCAGCACTGCCAGGTTCTGCAGGTTGCATGatcacagagctgctgttgcACGCCGTCACTGACCCAGATTTACAGGCTTGTGACCAGGACGAGATCTATGAGCCAGACAGG GCTTTCATGAAGTCTCAGAAACCACCGAGTGTCAAACAAGGTGGCAGTACGCCGCTGCATGTAGCCTGCCAACGAGACAAAGGCTACCAA GATGCCAGTACGGTGGTGGCCCTCCTGCTCTCACACAGCGCCAGGACCGATCTCCTCTGGAGTGGACACTCACCGCTCTCTTTGGCCATAGCTAGTGGCAATGaactg gCAGTAGAGGAGTTGCTGAAAAGAGGTGCAGATCCAAACATCCCTCTGGGCCGTGGTGTGGGCAGCGCCCTCTGTACTGTCACCAACTTCAGTTATCCCTTAGATGGCAAAAGACCCAACCTG CTGGACATGGTGGTGAAGGCCGGCGCTGACGCCCTGATGCCAGTGATGGTGGGCGACTTCATGGGAACCGCAGTGGACTACGCACACGCGTCGTTTTACCAG GACTTACGGATCGCCAACACTCCCTTCCACGCTCTGAATGTGCAAGAGAGGGAGACGTTTATAGCTCGGCGCCAGCTGCTGAGCACAATGGGAGACCTGCTGAGAGAGACTGTCAtaaagagagaggcagaggctCTAGAGAGAGAACGACAGCTCCTGCTAGACG GTGGCGCAGATCCCTCACGACTCCACTTAATGGGAAAACATAA GAAGTCGTCGTTTAAGTTCTGCTACCACTGTGGTCTCTCTGCGGCCATGAAGCTGACGGCATGCACTCGCTGCAACAAGGTCTACTTCTGCTCCACGGACTGTAAACTGAAAGCATGGGATGAAAGACACAAGGAGGAGTGTGTCCGGGTGTCAG CGTCTGCCAAGAAAAGGAATAATACTGACCCCCCGGGGACAGCAGAAGCAGATGGAGCAGAGACAGATGTGGAGAGCCAAGTCAACCCAAAAGAAAACTACAGCTGCAACTGA